From Proteiniborus sp. MB09-C3, the proteins below share one genomic window:
- a CDS encoding diguanylate cyclase yields the protein MGIDQGLTKKLLYEYEKDEQLYNLKQFCLYDESKKVDHIGRYPSQLNEASRVLGCEKPADIRNKLSTFSLYGNIDDSLEALGRILIVDDDVVTLNILKEIFRKRGYNVILCSNSFEVIKKIKENKIDIAIIDLILPEMDGFEIIESIRKTEPELPVIMLSGSSNTENKIRALGIGADDYITKPFVEKELIARVERALARALSFKAISIEDGLTAAYTKCYFWRKIKEIKGAYQRNKKTFSVAFVDMDDFKNINDTHGHLMGDEALKCFVYALKSSLRFTDYVFRFGGDEFVILFPETNEKNAYYVLERFRDNISYEKCMKSNTGIVFEGAFSAGITEVKNVDDEIEDIIKRADMALYEAKTQGKNKTCIY from the coding sequence ATGGGTATCGATCAAGGACTTACAAAGAAATTGCTATATGAATATGAAAAAGATGAACAGCTTTATAATCTAAAGCAATTTTGCCTATATGATGAAAGTAAGAAAGTAGATCATATAGGAAGATATCCTAGTCAATTAAATGAAGCTAGTCGGGTGCTTGGATGTGAAAAACCGGCAGACATAAGAAATAAATTATCTACATTCTCACTATATGGAAATATTGATGACAGCCTTGAAGCCTTGGGTAGAATACTCATAGTAGATGATGATGTTGTAACATTAAATATACTTAAAGAGATTTTCAGAAAAAGGGGATACAATGTAATCCTCTGTTCAAATTCTTTTGAGGTGATTAAGAAGATAAAAGAGAATAAAATAGACATTGCCATTATAGATTTGATATTACCTGAAATGGACGGATTTGAGATAATAGAATCAATTCGGAAGACTGAGCCAGAGCTACCGGTTATTATGTTGTCAGGAAGCTCCAATACAGAAAACAAGATAAGAGCATTAGGAATAGGAGCTGACGACTATATTACCAAGCCTTTTGTAGAAAAGGAACTAATAGCTAGGGTAGAAAGAGCGCTAGCTAGAGCTTTAAGCTTTAAGGCTATATCTATTGAAGACGGACTGACTGCTGCATATACTAAGTGCTATTTCTGGAGAAAAATAAAGGAAATAAAGGGTGCGTATCAAAGGAACAAAAAAACATTTTCTGTTGCATTTGTGGATATGGATGATTTTAAAAATATAAATGACACTCATGGTCATCTAATGGGGGATGAGGCTTTAAAATGCTTTGTATATGCGCTTAAGTCTTCCTTAAGGTTTACAGACTATGTATTCAGATTTGGTGGAGATGAATTTGTGATTTTATTCCCTGAAACAAACGAAAAGAATGCTTATTATGTTTTGGAAAGATTTAGGGACAATATTAGTTATGAGAAGTGTATGAAAAGTAATACTGGTATTGTATTTGAAGGAGCTTTTAGTGCAGGGATTACTGAAGTAAAAAATGTTGATGACGAGATAGAAGATATTATAAAAAGAGCAGATATGGCCTTATACGAAGCTAAAACCCAAGGAAAGAACAAAACCTGCATATATTAA